CATTCGTCAGATTGTGGAGAAGCCGACAAAGCCTCAACAACAGAAACTGAAACTGCCTAACGGGGGATATTTGACGACCACCGGAGTTTACGTCCACAGCCCCCGGTTCTTGGAATATTTATCAAAAATGGAGTACGGACCCACCAAAGGAGAGAATCAGTTGGTAAAGGCATGTAACGAAGCCATAGCTGATGGTGAGACAATTTCTGCTGCCCTGCTGGATTGCGAGATGGAGGATTTCGGTACGCCTGAGAATTACCTTCATGCTCAGTGGAAATTTTTCAACTCGATCGCAGAACAGCATATTGCTCGAATGAGTTCTGAATGGAAGAAGCTAGCTACTGACCGATCATCCATTTCCAGTAAATGATTGTCATCTCTGCCTCATTGGAAATGCCCGCTGAACGATATATTTGCACCAATCCAGATAATAAGTTTCTGCAATCTGGCATCTAGGTAATCACTACGGTGTGATTATTCTACTCGAGATGGATTATCTGTACAGGACACGCGTCAGCTGCATCCCATGCACATTCTTCAAGTTCCTCGGGTATTTCCCCCGTCGCACCCTCATCCTTACGGTATTCCGCCACAACTTCAGCTATATCATCGTCCCCAAGAACAAAGGCTTCAGGACATATATCTTCACATGTTCCACACATTATACATTCATCTTGGTCGATAGTGACCTTAATTCCCAACTGAGTACACCATCAATGATTGTAATCCGACGAAATATAACTATAGTGAAACTAACAATCGAGGATGATGCGTAGAAAGCATCGACTAGAGAATGAGTTGGTAGACAATTCGTTGATTTATGCTTAATAACATATGACACCTCTAAGGTTTATTCAAGAGAAAGCTTATCCTTAGAGACAGCATGGCTAGTTATATCAA
This Candidatus Thorarchaeota archaeon DNA region includes the following protein-coding sequences:
- a CDS encoding ferredoxin; amino-acid sequence: MKVTIDQDECIMCGTCEDICPEAFVLGDDDIAEVVAEYRKDEGATGEIPEELEECAWDAADACPVQIIHLE